The Asterias rubens unplaced genomic scaffold, eAstRub1.3, whole genome shotgun sequence region gttatgttaCGCATGTAAAAGATCCCAGttcacttattgaaaagagaaggggttcgccttggtgttcctggtctgaacGGAAGCaagcaccacagcaccttgtaaaatatAACATGGTGCTTTCTAAGGATTATGTCTcattgcaggaaatactgttaCAGAGCCAGGAGCATCAGTGTGAGGCACATGTGTGCTGTATAAGAagcaacaattattattaccttcattctaataatttgtttgattatGGTTTGATTTACCAGGAAGCCAAACAGAAGGCCTACAAAAGAGAGCAGAGGCAAGATAGAAAACGAAAGGCAGACGATGATGATTTGGATTCAGGTGTTGATCCTGATATGGCAGCCATGATGGGATTCTCAGGATTTGGTGGTGCAAAAAAGTAAGAAGTTTGTACAATCGTCTTGTTTGTTGTCGAAGAATACATATTATTTAGAGTTTAGTGTTGTCCTAAAGGCAAGCTGATTTACATTTTACCTATGTGTTTTGTGTGTGGAAaattcaaaatgtgttttagtTTGATCATTACATTTTTACAAGACATTCTCAGAAGTATTCTCACATCATGCGTAATTGCCTTGGTGTGCACTTTCCAGTACGGCTGTCCAACACAGACTTGTATGGTAGTACATGCCTAGCACCTGCCGCGGTCTGCAAAGACCTTAGGTGCCTCTTGCTGCCTTTTTATATCCACAAATCCAACCATCTGAACCCTTGCGACAGGGTTGCAGCCTCAGctgcacctacatgtacataatatcATCCAGGTTAAGACCTCAACGCTATCGGCCTACATCACAATCAGGCTGTTCATGCTGCCCAGGATTGGCCTGGGTGGCACAAACGATTTTCTAACTTTGCAAAAACCTGTGGTTACAACTTCTCAAGCCCAGTTCGACCCGAGTAGTGTAACTATATATATTTGGACAAATAAGGAGTCTGTGTTCTTGGATAAAACGCAAACCACGgcattaatacaaaaatattaacaattatttctgTTTTTGTCTTTAATTGCCAGGAAGTGAACAGCTGGGTCTTTAGGTTTGGATTGAGTGATGTTTTAATTGTCACCAGGAGGGCAGTGAAATATTGAAGACCAGCTAAAGCGATTATCTTATTCCATAAGAAATGCTGCCGTCTGATGTAGTGGCTTACAGAGGGCGTTTGATTGCCAGTTTGAACATGAACCAtcggatgtacatgtatttatttatccTTCATTGGTTATCAAAGCTGACAATAGTTGTGCTTGAATCGTTGCTAGTAACCATGGCAAGGAAGAGAAGGACCATTCAGAAAGTTTTTTACAGTCATTTAAGTGGACCAGTTATGGGCATGCGATTTGGTAGATCGTCTTAATCCGCATTCGGTAAAAGTCtttatcatgacatgtgttaccAATCATGCCAATAGCTTTACTGTGTATGTAACGATGCACTTTCTATAAAGCTGATCCTTGTCTTTTGATTTGATGATTTTCATGAGGTATTTAATGAACTACATGGCAGTTGTCGTGTGCTTTTCATTTTGGTATTCATCATACATTTTCGTCCCATCCTTTCTTAGTTACTTTCTTGCGCGCTAGACCAAATGCCCCGACCACACAAAAAACACTCGCCAAAATGCTCTCACTGTGATTGGATGCCAGAAACATCtttcctccaatcaaatgacaaagttctacttggatttTACATACACCATTTGTATTTATGCATTGGAATGTTCCATTTGACTCGGCTTCACTTTGTTTTAAACTCATGACATGTTCTCACCACTGCACTCAGAAATATTTGTTACTCATAGGAATGATGATATATTACATTGTAgcgttcaaacaaacaaattgacaattcTCTTAAAGCCatcatacactttcggtacagagaaaaagttcacagatttacaaataatttacagggtttacagaaggtaatggtgaaagacttctctcaaaatattgttccatgaaatgctttactttttgagaaaacattaaaacaatatcatttctcgatagcgagaattacggatttattataaacacacgtcatgacacggcgaaacgcgcgaaaacaggagtggattttcccgttattttctcccgactccgatgaccgattgagcctaaattttcacaggtttgttgttttatatatagaagttgtgatacacgaagtgtgggacttggacaatactgtgtaccgaaagtgtataatggctttaacagcaCTGTActcatttggtaattgtcaaagaccagtggtcTCACTTGGtttaaatttgggctcaatcgtcaattggtcatcaaagttgctaaaaatgatgaaagaaaaaacacccttgttcgacgaatttgtgtgctttcagaaaggaataaaacacttctagctagaagtcttttaatattttagtgagaaattacctctttctcaaaaactacattacttcagagggagtcattttccacaatggttgatactatcaacagctctccaatgctcgctaccaaatcagtttttaagttaatatttgtttttagtagttaccaaacgtgtactttccctttaaggaTATACTTTTTCACTAAAAACCTGATATCATTACCAATCAATTTTTGTAAGCCTTGTGGAATGTTTCTGTCTAAAACATTTCAGTCCCTGCGTAAATTCATCCCAGTACTTGATTTTTATAACAATTTTCCAAATCAAAGtaacctctttttttttcctacatGCCCTACGCCGACAATTGATATATACTGTATACTTGCGGAAAGGATCCACAGGCATACTACCTTggttaggattcgaacccatgacctttgccattgTAGACCACTGAGTGTGCCCGATTACAAGGGGCCGATTCAAATCCTGTAATTAGCAACAGGTACTGCAATTAATTTGTTGAATATAATGTACGCAGACAAAATATAagcagttttgttattttcttagaAATACGACTACAGTACCTAAATAAAATTTGACCAGTTTGTTGTTTGGtattttgatttgaaacaagAGGATAGGAACAAACCCGATTATGAACCACATCCCCGGGGAAGCCAGGCTTCCTTTTTGTAATTCTGGTGTgggttatatttatttatagttcttATGTCAGTTTGTTTGGAAACCTTCTCACTGGTTCTACTACTTTCACTTGGTGAAGACattttaatattgtaaaaaatatgtatatagtTGAACATGATGAAGTTCAGTGACAAAACTTACATTTACGTTGACGGTTTTGTTTACTTGTCTCTTAAGACAATTATTATTCAACTGACTTTTTGTCTTTGCTTTTTCAACTTATTTTGTAAGTCACACAGTTATGGaataaagagagaaaaataTGAAACCACATGTACAACTCTGAGTTTGTAtaattgtgaattttgtttatgaagTATACACCGTAATGGGCAATGCATGTATATTGCTGtcagttttttaaattgttgtattttaagtAAGGCTGGCAAAGATACTGCAAACAAGACTGCTTCATTTTTGGGGTGAAGTTTAGTTGTCATAAAAAACTCatatcaatcaaacaaaatcagACACTCTGACTCTTCTATTTGTACCTCCATGCTCGAAcctaacaataaaatatacaaatacaacatTTATATCTATGTAAAATTTGCTTTAACTACCATTTCGACAATGTCTGCTAGAAGAGATCATCTTAAACTGGAAGGCACATTAAGTCACTTTCTACCGTTTTGAGGAGAAAGATCCACAGAGAGTGCTCCTTTAACTTTGTTCACCGTTAAgttgtaatagcgccctcattaGTGTAAAATGAGCCAGTCAATGGTCACGTGCATGCTGAGAATAGGGAGTTTATCAACTTGACCTCTCGTCTGCTCGTCAACTAACTCCACATTTCGCCAATACAGTGTCGTATTCCTGAGTGAAAAACATACAATTACCAACAATAATCTGCTACAAATATACGATGTTATTCCTAGCCAGACATTTTGTTGCGTAACTGGGAACTGTTCCTGTTTTAAAGGAAGGTAATGTATAAAAATGAGCaagcttttaatttttatataaaaaaaaaaatgtcaaaatgtaaTAATTAATTGAATTGCCATTGAAACTTGCCTCGTTTTATTTCCgattttatatttaatttaatcattatttaatgtttttattattattagtgtttAATTGATTTGTACAGCCCACACACACCACAGTTCGCGTTCTTAACTGTTTAATACAGTCGACAGTGCCAGCAGTGGCCATACTCATTCCACTCATTTGCAATGGTTATTTGCAAGGAAGGAAGTAGCAAGTACTATAGGCTATAGGGTTACAGTTCTAATATTATTGACTTCTTCTGTCATGTCTGTTGAATGTGACAATAATACCACTAGGTTagaggataactttccatatgtcgccaccattttttcactcattctTACAAAAAGGGACAGCctatctcattgaggtacatgtaaATTGGATATTACAAGTATAGTATATTATTTcgtatcaaatgaaaaagtggtgacgccatacggaaacttttcccaactACCTAGTTCAGTAACTGTCAGTctctaaaaaaaaccttgcttgtTTGTATTAACTATTATAACTATAATTATTTAGGaggaatgttttattttcacGTCATGAAACTACACGTAGAAAAGAAACCTCCCCTTCTTATTATTGtaccttttaattttttgtatcaTTTAACTTATTAATGATTTatgtttaacatgtttaaagcttttacttttatttttaacgTTTCTGTTTCTAACGTTTTGTGTTTCATTGTCAAAACTTTAGAAAATAAATATGCCTAGTCTGTTGATCTCAACTTCTAACATTTATAACCCCCGATATAATAGCCCCAAAGGTTGTATAACCCGTAGCATTTTTTTGTGGTCATATTGGCAAACAATTGGAGGTAATTTTTTTCAAGGAGTAGAATAGAATACAGCATCTTCTTTCCTTACTTTGATTGCTTATTGTAGACCAGCTGATAATCAACGTCGGGAGGATGGGGGGTTAAAATTATTGCAACTACTGATTTCAGTTCAGTTCATTTATTTACACAGTATTCACAAGTATAACAGTCAAATACAATACAGTATTACCAACCTCTTTTAACTTTAATCTACATTTTTAATACAGTACCTTGTGTTTTAGGCCTTGCGACTGTGCCATGGGTGCTAGACATACTTTTAAACTTAGAGCAGCCAAAATGAGTATTGCCACTTTGTGGGGGAATATTTTGTAGAGGCACTGACCTTCTCAGGGCGGTAAAACGATGCATGTACTTCATTGATGCCCCTGGTCGTCATTGTCTTGATGCCCAATAAAGTGAAATTCTCCTCAGAATACATAAAGGTGCCAGTAtccttaaaagaaaaaactgccttgccctttcaagcaAATCTTTGACTGTCCAATGAGCACTGCCTTTGGCATTTGGTTTGCTGTCGTTTTACTGCAGCTCTACATTGAAGgtcaaaactgtttttaaatcgGGAATATGGCTGCAGTTATTGATTGTAAATGTATCAAATGAATACATCGTTTAGGTTCGTTACGCTATAATCAAAAAtgacgctttcaatcccgagtcaagctaggcttacgtttcaagatttgcaggtactcttacgtttcaaaatacattctcacaaggacgcttttgaatccctcacgattccctccccccccctaattacgtgacattttgatgatttttacagcaaccatctataaaaacattatttatgattctaGAGCACTAAATTGCGTAAACagtgagccggtgtgtccctttacaACGTGGGGCAGATCAGGGAGAGTAATGATTATCATTTGCTAATTCAACGGTAAAAATGTTAACCTCCATTGCATACATTGTCATACTGACATAACTTAATCCATTGGTTTTCCTTCTAAATTCTGTTATTAGGTACAGTATAGGAACATTCAGGCAGAATTGTCTACTACTATTAACATCCATCCATCCAGGTCTAGATGAGCAAGTTAAACCACATGTAAAACAATGGGTTGTTGCTTTGGACGAGATGAGGATAAGCACTTGCAGGTTAGTGTCTCTCATGTTCACTAAGAATTTCAACATTCCATTATTGTATTGTAGGGTGCCAAgactgagtggttaagagcatcaaattcaagttctggcgATTTAGTCATCCGAGTGTGTGTTTGGGTCCTGGTCATGACTTGTGTTTCctttgagcaagatgctttactgtgtaattgcttctcttcgccaagttgtataaatgggtacctgcaagggtagagattgatattgtgtatgaaaagccactggagcgccatggcagctgtgaaagattaaaggaatgttgtgTTGTTGGTCGAATGAATGGGGCACTGATGTAAAGCTCATTGagacgttattgtgaaatgcgctattaCAAGAACaagctattgttattattatcatactGTTTCTTTGTACAGGATGAAAGTGCGGATGAAAGAAGTGGGCTCTTAGCAGATCCTGGTCGACATCCTTCTAGTCGACCAATAAACAGGTACTAAGGCGTTGTATACAATGATGAGAAGGGAAGCTTATTATGACATCGCCCAAGTTGGATAATTCTGTATTATACCAGAAATAGAAATACTTTTTACTAAGTTCTGTATGCTACTCCCATGTAGCAGAATTTACAACAGTTTGGAGACATGCAAATGCCTACAGttgtgaccagggcccaatttcaaagatcTGCTTActaccaaattctgcgcttgtgATCACCATTTATCAATTTCTGCTCTAGCTGTTTTAGCGAAGAACGCTTAGTAACTTGGACTATGCAGAAATTCCTAGCTAACCTATGTtgatgtaagcgcagaaatcATCTTTCAcctgattctttgcttaaagTAAAGCAGAGCCTTTAAATTGGATCCTGAAAACACCAGGAAGTGGTATGACTTTTCCATGGGCCCGAATAACAACTGCTTTCTATTGGAATATGCAGACTGTACCAATGTTGTCTACATTCAGGTTTTCAATTACCAGAGCACTATATTTTGGCAGATAAAGATGCTTGGGTATCAAGGTCAACAAGAGACCGCggttatttttttcattgcATTTGgctcatttttattattttcagtgAGTATGGCAGTCAGAGCCCTAATGCCCTAAAGATAGGTGATGAACAATCAGAGCTAAACAGGATACTGCACAAGGCAGCTAAGTAAGTAATTCTCTTTAGTGTTTCGCATTTATTTCTGGAACGTCATTATTGTACTATGAAAATGTAGTTGAAAGCCAAGGAccccaatagaccgatccattaggctctgcccacggcgcgcgtgtgagcaagaacatgtgagcctctccaatgccattctgcactaCTCTGCCGCGAGCCCCCAAGCATACCCAAACGCATGCCAGACTTTATTCGTTGGACTTTTGGTTGCGCCATAATGGACTTTGATTGGTCAattacgcaatggggcggagcttaatggatcgttCTTTTTGATAATGTCGTTTAGCACATAACCTTTATTGTGTTCTTCTGACTTTTCTGAGTTGGAAAAGCCAGATTTCACTGAGTGACTATATTCTGCGACAATGCACAAACCAAATgcattaaatatttgttttataaaaaccgCACATAGATCTTCAAATGTCATTTGAAGTTGTTTCCACAATAAACTTAAAAATAGTCACGGAAAGTTGTCAAACTCACAGTTGTCAAATTCTTAatacaaaactaaacaaaaataacgaaTTCATGTGAACACCAACCTTGTTTGATTCGACCATGTCTTGTTTGGACAAAAAGAACGATTATTTTGGAAGTATTCCATAATTACTGTAGGACTCCTATTTTAAATTAGCGAGTGACTCGACAGTATACAAAACATGGCATGAAAAATGATGAAACTAATCAAATGACAACCAATTGTGTGTTTGGTGTTTACAAATGTTAGTCACTTGTGTTGCGTGTTGAATTTTTCCGTTTTACCAatacaaaatttatattttaatgttACATGCACTATATTTTTTACCTCCCTCCTAATGTAGCATCCTACAGTCTTTTTCTAAGACGATAGTTTGTCAATGGCTGACAATTTCAAGATTTTATTTGTGTCCTTGGAATGATACGAATGAAATTAATTTGATGATTGATCTTTAATTTGTTCAGTGATGTGATTGATGTATCAGCAATCGACTCACACACAATGGAGCAACATGAATACTTAGACAGAGCCAGGACATACAGGTAATTCCATCATTTCCTTTTTCAATGTTTCCTGTATTTGTTATTAACTTGGCTCCTGCCAATTTAATTTATAAGTACTCAGATATGTAATTACGTACGTGTATTGAAATTTTCTCGTTTATTGTACGTACAATGGCCATGCAACGTGCAGTGTATCTGGAGATTTAGAATGCTGGTAATATTGTGTAAGCTGCACACATGCGCCTTGTATCAAGGAATACAGGTTTCCTCCAGGTTATTTTTGCTAACATTTGAGTGCCTCAGAAAACAGAAAGTTGTGTGTGCTTAGCCCGTTTCTCCTTTTTTAAAgtctgtataataataatagttagtgTATAGTAGCGCTTTTTACGACTGAAGGGTGTCCCAAAGCGCTTTACAtttttacccctggtcactgggccttaaatcattccttgaaccatctcagctccctggggagtatacagccttgtgcaactaAATGCGTTActgagctaaatcaatcacaaaaccatctctgcccacaGATACCATTTACATTTGTATGTCACGCATAGAGTATTTTATTAGATACAACAGCCTGTTCCAATCACCCTCTTTAGACCTAATTGCATacctttttgtcagcaatgactcacTCTTTGGtaaaatttatttgaaatgttgtgATTCGTGCATTGGAAATGTATTTGTTGTTGCCCttcaatattgtttgttttacctGTGGTGGCTCTTGCTTTTGACCATTTTTATATGACGGcagaatttttaattttttgctaTTGTTGAAAAATAttaagattttgttgttgcatGGTTGGCATAGTTGgattgtgtgtaaagcgctcgcctctcaccaaggtgaccctggttcgattcccagccagggccatatgtgagttgagttgtgcgttggttctctgctgtgccacaagggttttccggttttcctccctcgggaaaaaccAAACACTTTCCATCAcggctgtgctccatggtcataatgagttgatgtggctggcagccaattgtgcccttgcatgcctgcttctggaacacgttgtagccgcgtaactgcgagtaaggatgattatccccccccaaattatttattatttatttatatcttTGACAGCTCACGAGTAGCCGTAGTTGTTACTGGGACTAAGAAGTCCTCCTCTAGTTTACTGGTCTTGCCACATGGTGTCTCTGTGCCATACACAGTGTTGGCTGATGAGCCAGTCTCACTTGCAGATATTAATTTGGTAAGTATAGTTATAATACATATTTTTGAAATGTCATGAAAGTTCACATCTGAAatagttaggagcgactggcgggctagaagtcgaaagatcaaCTATTTCAGTAAATAGGAACAACTCTGAAGCGCCTTCAG contains the following coding sequences:
- the LOC117306616 gene encoding ragulator complex protein LAMTOR1-like; translated protein: MGCCFGRDEDKHLQDESADERSGLLADPGRHPSSRPINSEYGSQSPNALKIGDEQSELNRILHKAANDVIDVSAIDSHTMEQHEYLDRARTYSSRVAVVVTGTKKSSSSLLVLPHGVSVPYTVLADEPVSLADINLITVASENASKAVSGVKVKHREDLVVQFPMV